The Nostoc sp. 'Lobaria pulmonaria (5183) cyanobiont' genome window below encodes:
- the thiD gene encoding bifunctional hydroxymethylpyrimidine kinase/phosphomethylpyrimidine kinase, with product MNTEINSRIPVALTIAGSDSGGGAGIQADLRTFAFHCVHGTSAITCVTAQNTLGVKRVDAMPTEAVVAQIQAVVEDIGVQAAKTGMLLNQEIIFAVAQQVEALQINNLVVDPVMVSRTGAQLIDDDAVKTLCHALIPKAVMITPNRYEAQILSGLQINSLEDMQAAAEIIHKTLKTKVVLVKGGGMQGDLRGVDIWFDGDKLEVLTCQQVETKNTHGTGCTLSAAIAANLAKGKDLWQAVQQAKEYVTTALTYALDIGEGQGPVGHFFPLWRLGTRD from the coding sequence ATGAACACTGAAATAAACTCCAGAATACCTGTTGCTTTAACTATTGCTGGTTCAGATAGCGGTGGCGGTGCAGGAATTCAAGCTGATTTACGTACCTTTGCTTTTCACTGTGTCCACGGTACTAGTGCTATAACCTGCGTCACGGCGCAAAACACTCTAGGAGTGAAGAGGGTTGATGCTATGCCAACAGAGGCTGTTGTGGCGCAAATTCAGGCAGTAGTTGAGGATATTGGCGTACAAGCTGCCAAAACAGGAATGTTGCTCAATCAGGAAATTATCTTTGCTGTTGCCCAGCAAGTGGAAGCTTTACAAATCAATAATTTAGTAGTCGATCCAGTAATGGTGTCACGCACGGGAGCACAATTGATTGATGATGATGCTGTAAAGACTCTGTGCCATGCCCTGATTCCCAAAGCGGTTATGATTACGCCCAATCGCTATGAAGCCCAAATTTTGAGCGGTTTACAAATTAATTCTTTAGAGGATATGCAAGCCGCGGCTGAAATTATTCACAAGACTTTAAAGACGAAGGTTGTTTTAGTTAAAGGTGGAGGTATGCAGGGAGATTTGCGTGGCGTTGATATCTGGTTTGATGGGGATAAGTTGGAAGTTTTGACTTGCCAGCAAGTAGAGACAAAAAATACCCACGGTACTGGTTGTACACTATCGGCTGCGATCGCTGCTAATCTAGCTAAAGGAAAAGATTTGTGGCAGGCAGTGCAACAGGCAAAGGAATATGTGACTACCGCACTCACTTACGCCCTAGATATTGGCGAAGGGCAAGGCCCTGTGGGACACTTCTTCCCATTGTGGAGACTAGGGACTAGAGACTAG
- a CDS encoding choice-of-anchor D domain-containing protein codes for MAGNTYYVSATGSDKNNGLDEKSAFLTWGRAVYEMKAGDTLYVMNGNYQMKGVTLLNLNGSPDNWTTIKAYPGATPTITTTGSGITILSSSYVRIEGLDIKGNRENITLDYALQEKNNLNNPLTNSDGIAVNTWKNDAGVSGTNPHHIVITGNTIRNFPGGGIAFSNSDYITVEKNIVSGNAWYSPYGNQGITSLRSFNFDNNTTDYRMIFRDNIVYDNQSLVPWKGGGTDKITEGHGIMLDTTDISIDNVAYTGKALIANNITYNNGGAGINVFKATNVDVINNTAYKNAQVLPESGEIGVTYSENVRVYNNIMYASDNQNANRIRYDTNVIFDRNLVYNSNVFQASDNLNATGLQNLLGQDPQFVDADKGNFALKPGSVAIDGGSNAFNSITKRTPQDGDGNGSTVIDIGAYEAPRNSTKTPEIQVLNGNVEIIDGNTAINFGETLVGEPLTKTFTIKNTGIAALKLSNLKLPDGFSLVGTLPTSVAVNASTTISVALNPTAPGAYSGSLSLDNNDVNESPFDFGISGTVYTPEIQVLNDNVDITDGDTTAINFGETTVGDTLTKTFTIKNTGTGALKLSNLKLPDGFSLVGTLPTSVAVNASTTISVALNPTTAGTYSGNLSLKNNDIDESSFDFAISGKVRPAPPQGIKVLNGTNSNDTFTIRRGDGNYSITDFGGVGTSSNPSAAVIAKVDTLQFIGTELTARNLQLTQNGNNLEVTFGNVANTKVTLQNFKLENLDNLAASTTRPAIGNIIFDGEDSVTKSFDVISANSTQTYISTANTVTFLNDLNNNISGFYSSNDVINGQGGNDTIDGSGGDDLLRGGTGNDLLIGGRGNDTLVGGTGADSFLYDTNSIFNTAAVGIDTIGDFNHSQGDKIVLDQTTFSAITSDVGTGFSNASDFQITSLGALSDAVIVYDRMTGQLFYNQNGSAAGFGSGGQFAQLTGAPSLTASDFIIQA; via the coding sequence ATGGCTGGCAATACATATTACGTTTCTGCAACAGGCAGCGATAAAAATAATGGCTTAGACGAAAAATCTGCATTTCTCACCTGGGGTAGAGCTGTGTATGAGATGAAAGCAGGCGACACGCTCTACGTTATGAATGGAAATTATCAAATGAAAGGGGTTACGCTTTTAAACTTGAATGGCTCACCAGATAACTGGACAACAATAAAAGCTTATCCAGGGGCTACGCCAACGATAACAACAACGGGAAGTGGCATTACTATATTGAGTTCATCCTACGTGCGGATTGAAGGACTTGATATAAAAGGCAATCGGGAAAACATCACTCTCGACTATGCCTTGCAAGAGAAGAATAACCTTAATAATCCCTTGACCAATAGTGATGGAATTGCTGTTAATACATGGAAAAACGACGCTGGTGTAAGTGGTACTAATCCCCATCATATTGTCATTACTGGTAACACAATCCGTAACTTTCCAGGTGGAGGTATAGCATTCAGTAATTCAGACTATATAACTGTTGAGAAAAACATTGTGTCTGGAAACGCTTGGTATTCACCTTACGGCAATCAGGGAATAACGTCTCTCCGCAGTTTTAATTTTGATAACAATACCACTGACTACAGAATGATTTTTCGAGACAACATTGTCTACGATAACCAAAGTTTAGTTCCGTGGAAAGGAGGAGGCACTGACAAAATCACTGAGGGACATGGGATTATGCTTGATACTACCGATATCAGCATAGATAATGTGGCCTATACAGGTAAAGCATTAATTGCAAATAACATTACTTACAACAATGGAGGTGCAGGCATTAATGTTTTCAAAGCTACCAATGTTGATGTGATCAATAACACAGCTTACAAGAATGCCCAGGTTCTTCCAGAATCTGGAGAGATTGGTGTTACTTACTCGGAAAATGTACGTGTATACAACAACATTATGTATGCAAGCGACAATCAAAATGCTAACAGAATTAGGTATGACACAAATGTAATTTTCGATCGCAATCTTGTTTATAACTCGAACGTATTCCAAGCTTCAGATAATTTAAACGCTACTGGGTTACAAAATCTTTTGGGTCAAGATCCTCAATTTGTTGATGCAGACAAAGGGAATTTTGCACTCAAACCTGGAAGTGTTGCGATCGATGGTGGTTCCAATGCTTTCAATAGCATTACTAAGAGGACTCCTCAGGATGGTGATGGTAATGGCAGTACAGTCATTGATATTGGTGCATACGAAGCTCCCCGCAACTCTACCAAAACCCCAGAAATTCAAGTTCTCAATGGCAATGTTGAGATTATAGATGGCAACACCGCTATTAACTTTGGTGAGACTCTTGTTGGTGAACCCTTGACTAAAACCTTTACCATCAAGAACACCGGTATAGCTGCACTCAAGCTGAGTAATCTTAAACTTCCCGACGGATTTAGTTTGGTTGGAACTCTTCCAACGAGTGTGGCTGTTAATGCTTCCACCACCATATCGGTGGCACTCAATCCCACTGCACCCGGCGCCTATAGTGGCAGCCTCAGTTTAGACAACAACGATGTTAATGAAAGCCCCTTTGACTTTGGCATTAGTGGCACAGTTTATACCCCGGAAATTCAAGTTCTCAATGACAATGTTGACATTACAGATGGTGACACCACTGCCATTAACTTTGGTGAAACGACTGTTGGTGATACCTTGACCAAAACCTTTACTATCAAGAACACCGGTACAGGCGCGCTCAAGCTGAGTAATCTTAAACTTCCCGACGGATTTAGTTTGGTCGGAACTCTTCCAACGAGCGTGGCTGTTAATGCTTCTACTACCATATCGGTGGCACTCAATCCCACTACAGCCGGTACTTATAGTGGCAACTTAAGTTTAAAAAACAACGATATTGATGAAAGCTCTTTTGACTTTGCCATTAGTGGCAAAGTCAGACCCGCTCCTCCTCAAGGAATTAAAGTTCTCAATGGCACTAACTCCAATGACACCTTTACTATCCGACGAGGCGATGGCAATTACAGCATCACTGACTTTGGTGGTGTAGGTACTAGCTCAAATCCTTCGGCTGCGGTAATTGCCAAAGTAGATACCTTGCAATTTATTGGGACTGAATTGACTGCAAGAAATCTGCAATTAACTCAAAATGGCAACAATTTAGAAGTCACCTTTGGAAATGTGGCTAATACCAAAGTCACTTTGCAAAACTTTAAGTTAGAAAACCTAGACAACTTAGCCGCATCGACAACAAGACCTGCCATTGGCAATATCATATTTGACGGAGAAGACAGTGTTACCAAAAGCTTTGATGTGATTAGTGCCAACTCCACTCAAACGTATATTTCTACAGCAAATACTGTCACTTTCCTCAATGACTTGAACAATAACATCAGCGGTTTTTACAGTTCAAACGATGTGATTAATGGTCAAGGGGGTAATGATACCATTGATGGCAGCGGTGGTGACGACCTACTGCGGGGTGGTACTGGCAACGATCTTCTAATTGGTGGACGGGGAAACGATACTCTTGTGGGTGGTACAGGTGCTGACTCTTTCCTCTACGACACCAATTCTATCTTTAATACTGCTGCTGTGGGTATTGATACTATTGGTGACTTCAATCACTCTCAAGGTGATAAGATTGTCCTCGATCAGACTACTTTTAGTGCTATTACTTCTGATGTGGGAACGGGTTTTAGTAACGCCAGTGATTTCCAAATCACTAGTTTAGGGGCACTTAGCGATGCTGTAATTGTTTACGACCGTATGACTGGGCAGTTATTTTACAATCAAAATGGTAGCGCTGCTGGTTTCGGCAGTGGTGGTCAATTTGCACAACTTACTGGTGCGCCCTCTCTTACTGCCTCTGATTTCATCATTCAAGCATAG
- a CDS encoding S8 family peptidase gives MRKLILLCLFVIGLGVAIFSFLNFQGLAAKGEFETILLDFREDIPSLVVEQDLQAIAKQYNVTPQLDNKFSKKDNVYIIKGDRQRLQELKKSQFAQATEFIEPNYIYSKIPQPGKTAWLGEFLRPQEDEEASPSLTGPNDQYYSKQWNLHKIGIEGAWSQTKGSGITVAVIDTGITKVRDLYETKFVKGYDFVNDREEATDDNGHGTHVAGTIAQATNNKYGVAGIAYEASLMPLKVLSSFGGGTVADIAEAIKFAADKGADVINMSLGGGGESKLMKDAIEYAHRKGVVIVAAAGNENTNGASYPARYPYVIGVSAIGPDGERAPYSNFGAGVDISAPGGSEAGKILQETIDENGEGIFLGFQGTSMASPHVAGVVALIKAAGIKEPDEVLKVLKQSARVIQDDGLNYYGAGQLNAEAAVKLAFSGQISFPDFFRWLRDSGYLNPGFWIDGGAIALLPKILMVVGSYLLAWFLRVYFPFAWSWSLSSGLIAGSSGLFFLKGIYIFDLPQWPFRVLGSSIPELGNTLQGTDTLNPLFASVLIPIVLMALLLGHPSWKWFAIGSTLGVAACLTTSAFFEPAVWGFGSANLARLFLIVNALICYGLARLALKNEEKIV, from the coding sequence ATGAGAAAGCTTATATTATTGTGCTTGTTTGTCATTGGGCTGGGAGTTGCCATATTTAGTTTCCTGAATTTTCAGGGATTGGCAGCTAAAGGAGAGTTTGAGACGATTTTGCTTGATTTTCGCGAAGATATTCCATCACTTGTCGTGGAACAGGATTTACAAGCGATCGCCAAACAATACAACGTTACACCCCAATTAGACAACAAGTTTTCCAAAAAAGATAATGTGTATATTATCAAGGGCGATCGCCAACGGCTCCAAGAACTGAAAAAATCTCAGTTTGCCCAAGCTACAGAATTCATTGAACCAAACTATATCTACAGCAAGATTCCACAACCGGGTAAAACCGCTTGGCTAGGTGAATTTTTGCGACCCCAAGAAGATGAAGAAGCAAGTCCTTCATTAACTGGCCCCAACGACCAATATTACAGCAAGCAGTGGAACTTGCACAAAATCGGTATTGAAGGCGCATGGAGCCAAACCAAAGGCAGTGGCATCACAGTCGCAGTTATTGACACGGGAATTACCAAGGTTCGCGACTTGTATGAGACAAAATTCGTCAAGGGCTATGATTTTGTTAACGACCGAGAAGAAGCCACAGACGATAACGGTCACGGAACCCATGTTGCTGGAACTATTGCCCAAGCTACAAATAACAAATATGGCGTCGCTGGAATTGCCTACGAAGCCAGTCTGATGCCGCTGAAGGTACTCAGTTCATTTGGTGGTGGTACCGTTGCCGATATTGCCGAAGCGATTAAATTTGCCGCTGATAAAGGCGCAGATGTGATTAATATGAGCTTGGGCGGTGGCGGTGAAAGCAAGTTGATGAAAGATGCGATCGAGTATGCCCATAGAAAAGGTGTAGTTATTGTTGCCGCAGCCGGAAATGAAAACACCAACGGAGCAAGTTATCCAGCCCGCTATCCCTATGTCATCGGCGTTTCGGCAATTGGCCCAGATGGCGAAAGAGCGCCCTATTCTAACTTTGGTGCAGGGGTAGATATATCTGCTCCTGGTGGTAGTGAAGCTGGTAAGATTCTCCAAGAAACTATCGATGAAAATGGCGAAGGCATATTTCTGGGTTTCCAGGGTACAAGTATGGCTTCTCCCCACGTTGCTGGTGTTGTAGCATTAATTAAAGCTGCTGGCATCAAAGAACCAGATGAAGTTTTAAAAGTCCTCAAGCAGTCGGCACGAGTTATCCAGGATGATGGTTTGAACTATTATGGCGCCGGACAACTCAATGCAGAAGCAGCAGTCAAACTAGCCTTTAGCGGGCAAATCAGTTTCCCAGATTTCTTTCGGTGGTTACGGGATAGCGGCTATCTTAACCCCGGCTTTTGGATTGATGGTGGTGCGATCGCACTGTTACCCAAGATTTTAATGGTAGTTGGTTCCTATCTGCTAGCTTGGTTTTTACGCGTTTACTTCCCCTTCGCTTGGAGTTGGTCTTTATCCAGTGGACTAATTGCCGGCAGTTCTGGGTTATTCTTCCTCAAGGGAATCTATATTTTTGATCTTCCTCAATGGCCTTTCCGAGTTTTGGGCAGTTCAATTCCCGAACTAGGCAATACCCTCCAAGGAACTGATACGTTGAATCCCCTGTTTGCTAGCGTACTGATTCCGATTGTGTTAATGGCATTGCTGCTGGGACATCCTAGTTGGAAATGGTTTGCCATTGGTTCAACTTTAGGTGTAGCAGCCTGCTTAACTACAAGTGCGTTTTTCGAGCCGGCAGTTTGGGGATTTGGAAGTGCTAATTTAGCACGCCTCTTTCTCATTGTCAATGCCCTAATCTGCTATGGACTTGCTCGTTTAGCATTGAAAAACGAAGAAAAAATTGTGTAA
- a CDS encoding thioredoxin family protein, with translation MSLAVIKFSSEECGICHKMSFYDKKVAEELGLEFIDVKMQDTTAYRKYRKILLTQYPDKSEMGWPTYIICNSPEGEFQIVGEVKGGHPKGEFRSRLQEVLNSTANQN, from the coding sequence ATGAGTTTAGCTGTAATTAAGTTCTCTTCAGAAGAGTGCGGCATCTGCCACAAAATGTCTTTTTATGACAAAAAGGTGGCTGAAGAACTGGGTTTAGAATTTATTGATGTAAAAATGCAAGATACGACTGCTTATCGCAAGTATCGCAAGATTTTATTGACTCAATATCCCGATAAATCAGAAATGGGATGGCCTACTTACATTATCTGCAATTCTCCAGAGGGTGAATTTCAGATTGTTGGTGAAGTAAAAGGGGGTCATCCCAAAGGAGAGTTTAGAAGCCGTCTACAAGAAGTTCTGAATTCTACAGCTAATCAGAACTAA
- the recA gene encoding recombinase RecA — translation MAINTDTSGKQKALTMVLNQIERSFGKGAIMRLGDATRMRVETISSGALTLDLALGGGLPKGRVIEIYGPESSGKTTVALHALAEVQRNGGIAAFVDAEHALDPTYAAALGVDIDNLLISQPDTGESALEIVDQLVRSAAVDIVVIDSVAALVPRAEIEGDMGDAHVGLQARLMSQALRKITGNIGKSGCTVIFINQLRQKIGVTYGSPETTTGGNALKFYASVRLDIRRIQTLKKGTDEYGNRVKVKVAKNKVAPPFRIAEFDIIFGKGISTLGCVVDLAEETGIIVRKGAWYSYNGDNISQGRDNAIKYLEEKPEFAEEIKKLVREKLDKGAVVSANSVAKASDEDEEEEVDLEPEE, via the coding sequence ATGGCTATCAACACCGATACTTCAGGCAAGCAAAAAGCGCTGACTATGGTGCTCAACCAGATTGAGCGCAGCTTTGGTAAAGGAGCAATCATGCGCTTGGGCGATGCCACCCGGATGCGGGTGGAGACTATTTCCAGTGGGGCGCTCACCCTAGATTTAGCATTGGGTGGTGGTTTACCCAAGGGTCGGGTAATTGAAATTTATGGTCCGGAAAGTTCCGGTAAGACTACAGTAGCGCTACACGCCCTCGCCGAAGTGCAAAGAAATGGCGGTATTGCTGCCTTTGTTGATGCTGAACACGCCCTCGATCCTACTTATGCTGCGGCATTGGGTGTAGATATTGACAATCTGCTGATTTCCCAACCTGACACAGGCGAATCAGCTTTGGAAATTGTCGATCAGCTTGTGCGCTCTGCTGCGGTTGATATTGTAGTTATAGACTCAGTAGCAGCGTTGGTTCCCCGTGCTGAAATTGAAGGCGATATGGGTGATGCTCACGTTGGTTTGCAAGCGCGGTTAATGAGCCAAGCTCTACGTAAAATTACTGGCAATATTGGTAAATCTGGTTGTACAGTAATTTTCATCAACCAGTTGCGGCAAAAAATCGGTGTTACTTACGGTAGCCCAGAAACTACTACTGGCGGTAACGCATTGAAATTTTACGCTTCGGTGCGCTTGGATATTCGCCGGATTCAAACCTTGAAAAAAGGTACAGATGAATATGGTAATCGCGTTAAAGTCAAAGTTGCCAAAAATAAAGTAGCGCCGCCTTTTAGAATAGCGGAATTTGACATTATTTTTGGTAAAGGTATTTCTACCTTAGGTTGTGTTGTTGACTTAGCAGAAGAAACTGGCATTATTGTCCGCAAAGGAGCTTGGTATAGTTACAATGGCGATAATATCTCCCAAGGACGAGATAACGCCATTAAGTATCTAGAAGAAAAGCCTGAATTTGCTGAAGAAATTAAGAAACTAGTGCGTGAAAAGCTAGATAAAGGCGCTGTTGTTTCTGCTAACTCCGTAGCTAAAGCCAGTGACGAAGATGAAGAGGAAGAAGTAGATTTAGAGCCAGAAGAATAA
- a CDS encoding restriction endonuclease: MKIVQEVSLISIGSFEESNDWCIIRTEIRNAISLIVYPPGTSSFTINPTKHGNGVKPIKEACMIALRDQFGWRLETRINYATKSPGKVDATKVLDNYLFALEWETGNISSSHRAVNKMVLGLLRGIFLGAALVLPSRKLYPYLTDRIGNYEELEPYFDVWRAVQIQEGFLAIFVIEHDQVDRNVRTLTKGTDGRALV, from the coding sequence ATGAAGATTGTTCAAGAAGTTTCTTTAATCAGTATTGGAAGTTTTGAAGAATCAAACGATTGGTGTATCATTCGCACTGAAATTCGTAATGCTATCTCTCTAATTGTGTATCCTCCTGGTACATCCAGCTTTACAATCAATCCAACAAAGCATGGTAATGGTGTGAAGCCTATAAAAGAAGCTTGCATGATTGCGTTGAGAGATCAGTTTGGATGGAGACTTGAAACTCGAATTAATTATGCAACCAAATCACCAGGAAAGGTCGATGCAACAAAAGTCCTTGACAATTATCTTTTCGCTCTTGAGTGGGAAACTGGTAATATTTCCTCAAGCCATCGAGCAGTTAATAAAATGGTTCTCGGATTGCTACGTGGTATTTTTCTAGGTGCTGCCTTGGTACTCCCTAGCAGGAAACTTTACCCTTACCTAACGGATCGAATTGGTAACTACGAAGAGTTAGAGCCATACTTTGATGTTTGGCGGGCAGTTCAAATCCAAGAGGGTTTTCTTGCAATCTTTGTAATTGAACACGATCAGGTGGATAGGAATGTACGAACACTTACTAAAGGTACTGATGGTCGTGCTTTAGTCTGA
- a CDS encoding DNA-methyltransferase encodes MLPFQLIATDVATQQGLQQVYKSEYGILYQGDCVKLLSTLPNESVDLVFADPPFNLGKEYGEGVSDQMEGDKYLIWSQQWLSESIRVLKPGGSLFVFNLPKWCIEYGAYLNRQGMWFRHWIACRMPKSFPRGKKMSPAHYGLIYYTKGEPAVFNKVYTPIQVCRHCGGEIRDYGGHRKKLNEKGINLMDVWDAPEDVWEDTSEADYTGVLWTLTEEIWTDIPPVRHRRHKKRVPNELAPIMLERIIAMASNPGQIVVDPFGGSGTTFYAAEKLQRYWIGSEIGDTHPALERLTDLANGIMEQWESARGSKKLKQSNTTALQLPIPYST; translated from the coding sequence ATGCTCCCTTTTCAACTGATTGCGACTGATGTTGCAACTCAACAAGGATTGCAACAAGTTTATAAGAGTGAGTATGGAATTCTCTATCAGGGAGATTGTGTTAAACTCCTCTCAACATTGCCTAATGAGTCTGTGGATCTGGTATTTGCTGACCCACCTTTTAACCTTGGTAAAGAATATGGTGAAGGTGTAAGCGATCAGATGGAGGGTGATAAATACTTAATATGGTCGCAACAGTGGCTTAGTGAGAGCATTCGAGTGCTTAAACCCGGTGGAAGTCTATTTGTATTCAACTTGCCCAAATGGTGCATAGAGTATGGTGCATACCTCAATAGGCAAGGAATGTGGTTCCGGCATTGGATTGCTTGCAGAATGCCAAAATCTTTTCCAAGAGGTAAGAAAATGTCTCCTGCTCACTACGGACTAATCTACTACACCAAAGGAGAACCAGCAGTCTTTAACAAAGTCTACACACCCATTCAAGTTTGTCGGCATTGCGGGGGAGAAATTCGTGACTATGGTGGGCATCGCAAAAAACTTAATGAGAAAGGTATCAACTTAATGGATGTTTGGGATGCGCCAGAAGACGTTTGGGAAGATACTTCTGAAGCCGATTATACCGGAGTTTTATGGACATTGACAGAGGAAATATGGACTGACATTCCACCAGTTCGGCATCGTCGGCATAAAAAACGAGTTCCCAACGAACTTGCTCCCATTATGCTAGAGCGAATTATTGCAATGGCATCTAATCCAGGGCAAATTGTAGTTGATCCATTTGGAGGCTCTGGCACTACATTTTACGCAGCAGAAAAGCTACAACGTTACTGGATTGGCTCAGAAATTGGGGATACACATCCAGCGCTAGAACGATTGACTGATCTGGCTAATGGAATCATGGAACAGTGGGAATCGGCAAGGGGAAGCAAGAAATTAAAACAAAGTAACACAACTGCGTTACAACTTCCAATTCCTTACTCTACATAG
- a CDS encoding helix-turn-helix domain-containing protein → MTDSASNNSSELVSVAQTAKLLGITRQRVHDLIKNGQIIACKLGRYYYMEVAEVERYKNQPTGKPYQPRSTTSEQNSIDN, encoded by the coding sequence ATGACAGACTCTGCTTCTAACAACAGTTCTGAATTAGTCTCTGTAGCTCAAACTGCCAAGTTACTTGGTATAACCCGTCAGCGAGTACACGACTTAATTAAGAATGGTCAGATTATAGCTTGCAAACTTGGGCGTTATTACTATATGGAAGTTGCTGAAGTAGAGAGATATAAGAATCAGCCTACTGGAAAACCTTATCAACCCCGTAGTACAACCTCTGAACAAAATTCTATTGACAATTGA
- the xseA gene encoding exodeoxyribonuclease VII large subunit has translation MSFDLPDSLILDTALSVSGLTDYIRLLLEQDEQLRQVWVTGEVSSANHHRSGLFFTLQDTDRTAGIKCVVWNSQLPKLAQIPVPGEQIIILGSIRLYPQRGEYQLSVWQTLPAGVGLQALRYQQLKNRLLAEGLFDAQRKRSLPTHPQTIAVVTSPTAAAWGDIQKTLKQRYPGLHVLFSPATVQGEQAPESIVKAIERVERDGRAEVLILSRGGGAIEELACFNDERVVRSLASCSIPVITGIGHQRDESLADLVADACVHTPTAAAEMVVPALSELYTEHRQRVVALHEAVHDFKENAEDQLQVLRNSLRRLRLDRQVQQEVEKLAWKRQHLVQITTGRSQQATQHLELLRQKLASLDPKAVFQRGYAVVRTEDGAIARSAAKLAVGQDLVIQLGQGEVKVKVMEVNEPQRRREHGELNG, from the coding sequence ATGAGTTTCGACCTTCCCGACTCTCTCATTCTCGATACAGCGCTTTCAGTATCTGGATTAACTGACTATATCCGCTTGCTGTTAGAGCAAGATGAACAATTGCGGCAAGTTTGGGTAACTGGCGAAGTTTCCAGTGCTAACCACCATCGCAGTGGTTTATTTTTCACGCTGCAAGATACCGATCGCACTGCCGGAATTAAGTGTGTAGTATGGAATAGCCAATTGCCAAAACTCGCCCAGATACCTGTTCCAGGTGAGCAGATAATTATTTTGGGCAGCATTCGCCTGTATCCGCAACGGGGAGAGTATCAGTTATCAGTTTGGCAGACTTTACCTGCTGGTGTTGGTTTACAGGCGCTACGCTATCAACAACTAAAAAATCGCTTGCTGGCTGAGGGGTTGTTCGACGCGCAAAGAAAGCGATCGCTCCCCACCCACCCCCAAACGATCGCTGTTGTCACTTCACCAACGGCTGCTGCTTGGGGTGATATTCAAAAAACCCTGAAGCAAAGGTATCCAGGTTTACACGTTTTATTTTCTCCGGCTACAGTACAAGGTGAGCAAGCGCCGGAATCTATCGTCAAAGCAATTGAGCGGGTGGAAAGAGATGGACGCGCCGAAGTCCTAATTTTATCGCGGGGTGGTGGCGCAATAGAAGAGTTGGCTTGCTTTAATGATGAACGAGTGGTGCGATCGCTTGCTAGTTGTTCTATTCCTGTAATTACTGGTATCGGCCATCAACGAGATGAATCTTTAGCAGATTTAGTTGCAGATGCTTGTGTGCATACACCCACTGCGGCAGCAGAAATGGTTGTGCCAGCACTTTCGGAGTTGTATACTGAACATCGGCAGCGAGTTGTCGCTTTACATGAGGCGGTGCATGACTTTAAGGAAAATGCTGAGGATCAATTGCAAGTATTGCGAAACAGTTTGCGACGTTTGCGGTTAGATCGGCAAGTGCAGCAGGAGGTGGAAAAGCTAGCTTGGAAGCGTCAGCATTTGGTACAAATTACGACGGGGCGATCGCAGCAAGCAACGCAGCATTTAGAATTATTGCGGCAAAAGTTGGCTAGTCTTGACCCGAAAGCAGTGTTCCAGCGTGGTTATGCGGTGGTGAGAACAGAAGACGGGGCGATCGCTCGTTCGGCGGCAAAGTTGGCTGTGGGGCAAGATTTAGTGATTCAGTTGGGGCAGGGTGAGGTTAAAGTGAAGGTTATGGAAGTGAATGAACCGCAGAGGCGCAGAGAACATGGAGAGTTGAATGGTTAA
- the xseB gene encoding exodeoxyribonuclease VII small subunit translates to MVKRKGASSSEEGWNYEAKVVEIEGIITRIEAGELELEAVFDQFATAVEYLRQCEGFLQQRQQQVDLLIETLNQE, encoded by the coding sequence ATGGTTAAACGTAAGGGTGCTTCTAGTTCTGAGGAGGGTTGGAATTATGAGGCGAAGGTTGTTGAGATAGAGGGAATTATTACTCGCATTGAGGCGGGTGAGTTGGAATTGGAAGCTGTGTTTGACCAATTTGCAACTGCTGTGGAGTATTTGCGTCAGTGCGAAGGTTTTTTGCAGCAGCGACAACAGCAGGTAGATTTGTTGATTGAAACATTAAATCAAGAATAG